The proteins below are encoded in one region of Kazachstania africana CBS 2517 chromosome 6, complete genome:
- the STF2 gene encoding ATPase-stabilizing factor family protein (similar to Saccharomyces cerevisiae STF2 (YGR008C) and TMA10 (YLR327C); ancestral locus Anc_4.146), with protein MTRTTKWTIHEHQADPKYFTHNGNFGEAPYNVKKHGSGKGNWGKPGDELNDLMDSGEIPPLFNKERRSSNVNSQLNEKRFEDIQKYQI; from the coding sequence atgacGAGAACCACTAAATGGACTATCCACGAGCATCAGGCGGATCCTAAGTATTTTACGCATAATGGCAATTTTGGTGAAGCTCCATATAATGTAAAGAAGCACGGTTCAGGTAAAGGTAACTGGGGTAAACCAGGCGACGAACTTAACGATTTGATGGATTCTGGAGAGATACCACCACTTTTtaacaaagaaagaagatctTCTAATGTTAATAGCCAACTTAATGAGAAAAGATTTGAggatattcaaaaatatcaaatttga
- the PRP18 gene encoding mRNA splicing protein PRP18 (similar to Saccharomyces cerevisiae PRP18 (YGR006W); ancestral locus Anc_4.143): MDFSSILKQEILKKRSEISLKENRAIEPEQAEEQDLPKDVHVNEASVPVAASSHPVKNDELEEDTTEKDRIDMVRDIIERESKLPVNITIREIKSLEDTKDVDNSNTLSMKCNLYIHQLLKEWETSNYQGELLEETKMSLFPLLIQLRKLTIEREILISLSSIFFHLQNDKGKVENALNLYLKLSIGNVAWPIGVSNVGIHSRSAQFKISRFGNTDVANIMINETVRLWITSIKRLITFKEWEFNASK; encoded by the coding sequence ATGGACTTCAGCAGTATATTGAAGCAAgagatattgaagaagcGGAgtgaaatttctttgaaggAAAACCGTGCCATAGAGCCTGAACAAGCAGAAGAACAAGATCTTCCAAAAGATGTGCATGTAAATGAAGCTTCCGTACCAGTTGCCGCTTCATCTCATCCAGTGAAGAATGATGAACTAGAGGAGGATACCACAGAAAAGGATCGAATCGATATGGTGCGAgatatcattgaaagagaGTCTAAGTTACCAGTAAATATAACTATAAGAGAAATCAAGTCACTTGAAGATACAAAGGACGTAGATAATTCCAACACACTCTCTATGAAATGTAACCTTTATATACATCAACTATTGAAAGAGTGGGAAACGTCGAACTACCAGGGAGAACTTCTGGAAGAAACCAAAATGAGCCTGTTTCCCTTACTCATCCAGCTACGGAAGCTCACTATCGAAAGAGAGATACTGATATCACTAAGTAGCATATTCTTCCATCTACAGAATGACAAGGGCAAGGTAGAGAACGCATTAAATCTATATTTGAAGTTAAGTATCGGTAACGTCGCATGGCCCATTGGTGTCAGTAATGTTGGTATCCACTCAAGAAGCGCACAATTCAAGATTAGTAGGTTTGGTAATACGGATGTGGCAAATATAATGATCAACGAAACTGTAAGACTGTGGATCACGAGCATCAAGAGACTCATCACGTTTAAAGAGTGGGAATTTAATGCCAGTAAATGA
- the TFG2 gene encoding transcription factor IIF subunit TFG2 (similar to Saccharomyces cerevisiae TFG2 (YGR005C); ancestral locus Anc_4.142), protein MASEATNDAQGYLSQEEEVFDGNDIENNETRVYEESLDLDLSRSNRQIWLVRLPMFLAEKWRDRNNLHGQELGKIRINKDGSKIKLVLNENDNDSIPHEYDLELTKKVVENEYVFTEQNLRKFQQRERELAADPEKQRQAYLKKQEREEELKKKQQQLKRKNNRRKFNHRVMTDRDGRDRYIPYVKTIPKKTTITGTVCHECQVMPSMNDPNYHKIVEQRRNLVKYNNKERITTLDQTVGVTMSHTGMSMKSDTSTFLKVGREKAKSNIKSIRMPKKEILDYLFKLFDEYDYWSLKGLKERTRQPEAHLKECLDKVATLVKKGPYAFKYTLKPEYKKLKEEERKATLGELANDQSQSPDSSVGNENGQGSAGNEEDMEGEDDIEMEDIV, encoded by the coding sequence ATGGCTAGTGAGGCTACTAATGATGCACAGGGCTATTTGTCCcaggaagaagaagtctTTGACGGTAacgatattgaaaataatgaaacaaGGGTTTACGAAGAGTCATTAGATTTGGATTTATCCCGTAGCAATAGACAAATTTGGTTGGTTAGACTGCCAATGTTTCTTGCTGAAAAATGGAGGGACAGGAATAATCTTCATGGGCAAGAGTTGGGGAAGATTAGGATCAATAAAGATGGTAGTAAAATCAAGCTAGTactcaatgaaaatgataatgactCCATCCCACATGAGTATGATCTAGAACTTACGAAGAAAGTTGTGGAAAATGAGTACGTCTTTACGGAACAAAATTTAAGAAAGTTTCAACAACGTGAAAGAGAACTTGCTGCAGATCCTGAAAAGCAAAGGCAAGCTTATCTCAAGAAACAGGAAAGAGAggaagaattaaaaaagaaacagcAACAATTGAAACGTAAAAATAATAGGAGGAAATTCAATCATAGGGTTATGACTGATAGAGATGGTAGAGATAGATATATTCCATATGTGAAGACTATTCCAAAAAAGACGACAATTACAGGTACAGTTTGTCACGAATGTCAAGTCATGCCTTCAATGAATGATCCAAATTACCATAAGATTGTCGAACAACGGAGAAACTTAgttaaatataataataaagaaagaatcaCAACATTGGACCAAACTGTCGGTGTTACAATGAGCCATACAGGTATGTCCATGAAATCCGATACATCCACTTTCTTGAAAGTTGGTCGTGAAAAGGCTAAGAGCAACATTAAGTCAATTAGAATgccaaagaaagaaattttggactatctattcaaattattcgATGAGTATGATTACTGGTCATTAAAAGGGTTGAAAGAACGTACAAGGCAACCTGAAGCACATTTGAAAGAATGTCTGGATAAAGTGGCAACTTTAGTGAAGAAAGGTCCATATGCTTTCAAATACACTTTGAAACCCGAATAtaagaaattgaaggaagaagaaagaaaggcAACATTGGGTGAACTGGCCAATGATCAATCGCAATCACCTGACAGTTCCGTCGGTAATGAAAATGGGCAAGGTAGTGCCGGAAATGAGGAAGATATGGAAGGCGAAGACGACATCGAAATGGAAGATATTGTATAG
- the PEX31 gene encoding peroxisome biogenesis protein (similar to Saccharomyces cerevisiae PEX31 (YGR004W) and PEX30 (YLR324W); ancestral locus Anc_4.140), with product MNEDIKTSEKKIHESSAKETDEVTNSQFVRFGTHIENSSKKRGTRSALKKSRKMKHSRSNSVESDNDLDTMIVSSPLLTSTPPTIARSLAKLYPYLIVTDKALSLITWTNDEAWPSVVLVFIYVLTILHYETFTKYFGHLIVIESLWLYSLLDKYVTEQVSAYPTLDDIVHVMNRVSLKADMMLSPINILTTQDIRRILFTNTFFSSNYIIISFFIIPPIKLLLISGVFALTYHSPWAKHMRRILWRFRAVRLFIFYLTGLDLDGVNKHQRIFYNVAKQLQNMPTKGNGSNTGLNKVRFTYVLYENQRRWLGIGWTSTLMAYERAPWTDEFLNTVPEPGLFKLPEDDSNMRWRWVDKTWRLDMTNAGAIQLSSSKAKTTASPDANAAFIYFDNTWKKPTTEDTYTKYTRRRRWIRTAELICPSGTVQSAESTSSVTSVISKEPGGKNSTDDREGDTVLFEDMSDKKDRTDISSLSGGNRKRKVSFSNVKNIRIIPSTNDEDERYEKENIQDESEPFNEFITPTSEESGTIHESISKTEGRTLEAAKENLPDAPFEKDAKKTNGKDNETLIEMAASKNDNFKKDKTIIEVNDYNNIDINMQ from the coding sequence atgaatgaaGATATCAAAACTTCTGAGAAAAAGATACATGAATCATCCGCAAAGGAAACTGATGAAGTTACCAATTCACAGTTTGTTAGATTTGGGACTCATATTGAGAATTCTAGTAAGAAGAGGGGGACGAGAAGTGCTTTGAAGAAGAGTCGGAAAATGAAACACTCCCGATCTAATAGTGTTGAGTCAGATAACGATCTTGACACAATGATTGTATCATCCCCATTATTGACATCAACGCCACCTACAATTGCAAGAAGCCTCGCTAAACTATACCCATACCTAATAGTGACGGATAAAGCTCTCAGCCTGATTACTTGGACCAATGACGAAGCCTGGCCAAGCGTAGTACTAGTTTTCATATATGTCTTAACGATACTTCACTATGAAACTTTTACGAAATATTTTGGCCATCTGATAGTCATAGAGTCATTGTGGCTTTACTCTCTTCTAGATAAATACGTTACAGAGCAGGTTTCTGCGTATCCAACGCTAGATGACATTGTTCATGTAATGAACAGGGTATCGTTAAAAGCAGATATGATGCTGTCTCctataaatattttaactACCCAGGACATCAGAAGAATTTTATTTACtaatacttttttttcttccaattaCATCATAATATCATTCTTCATAATACCGCCgatcaaattattactCATATCAGGAGTTTTTGCTCTGACGTATCATTCGCCATGGGCGAAACATATGAGAAGAATTCTTTGGAGATTCAGAGCAGTTCGacttttcatcttctatCTTACCGGGCTGGATCTAGACGGCGTGAATAAACatcaaagaatattttataaCGTGGCCAAACAACTGCAAAATATGCCTACAAAAGGTAATGGTAGTAATACTGGGCTAAACAAAGTCAGATTCACATATGTTTTGTATGAAAATCAGCGTAGATGGTTGGGGATAGGCTGGACATCTACTTTAATGGCTTACGAGAGAGCCCCATGGACCgatgaatttttaaataCTGTTCCAGAACCTGGCCTATTTAAACTTCCTGAAGATGATTCAAATATGAGGTGGAGGTGGGTGGATAAAACTTGGCGTCTTGATATGACTAATGCGGGTGCTATTCAATTATCTAGTTCGAAGGCAAAAACAACGGCATCGCCAGATGCAAATGCAGCATTTATTTATTTCGATAATACATGGAAAAAGCCAACTACTGAGGATACGTACACCAAATACACCAGAAGGAGAAGGTGGATACGAACAGCCGAATTAATATGTCCATCAGGTACTGTGCAGTCTGCTGAATCTACGAGTTCTGTTACTTCAGTCATAAGTAAGGAGCCCGGAGGTAAGAACTCGACAGATGATAGAGAAGGGGATACGGTTCTGTTTGAAGATATGAGTGATAAAAAAGATAGAACAGATATTTCCTCCTTATCCGGTGGTAATAGGAAGAGAAAAGTTTCATTCAGTAATGTGAAGAACATTCGTATTATCCCCTCTACTaacgatgaagatgaacgatatgaaaaagaaaatatacaaGATGAATCTGAGccttttaatgaatttattacaCCAACTAGTGAAGAAAGTGGAACTATTCATGAGAGTATAAGCAAAACTGAGGGTAGAACTTTAGAAGCGGCGAAAGAAAACTTACCAGATGCACCTTTTGAGAAGGACGCCAAAAAGACCAATGGCAAGGACAACGAAACTTTAATAGAAATGGCtgcttcaaaaaatgacaattttaaaaaagataaaacaATTATAGAAGTAAACGATTACAATAACATTGATATCAATATGCAGTAA